The following is a genomic window from Desulfurococcaceae archaeon.
TTAATCACGCCCCCGAATGTGTAGTAGTTGACTACGAGGCCGCGTATTGATATAATAGTAGTGCCGCTCACAGCTACTTCACCTTCCTCCTAACCATGAGGTTTCTGACCCTCGGATCTAGGTATTCCTTAAACGCGTCACCCAGCAAGTTAAACCCAAGTACGACTACTAGTATGGCCAAGCCGGGGAAGAAGGAAATCCACCATGCCATGTTAATGTACTGCCACCCCTCACTAACCAGGAGACCCCACTCCGGTGTAGGTGGCGGAACACCCACGCCGAGGAAGCTTAGCGCGGATGCTTCCAATATGGCTGACCCGATGTCAAGTGTTGCTTGCGTTATTAAAGGTGTAGCTATGTTAGGGAGTATGTGTTTAAACATTATTGTTATGGGGTTTAATCCCATTATTCTGGCGGAGTCCACGTACGCCAACGACTTCACGGATGTTGTTTGAATGTAGATGAGCCTAGTGTACCAGGGCCACCAGGAGAGGGCGAGTGCAATGATGGTGTTCAAAACCCCCCTTCCAAGCACAGATGCAAATGCTATGGCTAGGAGTAGGGGTGGGAATGCTAAAAATATGTCGGCAATCCTCATCAATACTGTCCCGAGCCTGCCGCCAAGGTAGCCTGCTAAGAGGCCTATGGGTATTCCTATGAAGAGTGATAGTGAAACGACGGAGACCCCTATGATCAAAGAAAACCTCGTGCCGAGAACTACCCTGTTGAGTAGGTCCCTTCCAAGGGCGTCGGTTCCCAAGGGGTTTTCCAATGAGGGTTGTTTAAACGCTTTTTCCGGGTTGTACGTTATACCCCACGCATCTTCAGGCCGTCTCACGATATAAGGGGCTAGAATACCCGTGATAACGAACAGCGTGACGATGACGAGGCCCACCAAGTAGATCTTTCTATGCACAGCGAACTCCAAGAAATCTCTTAGCTGCTTGTTCACAGTTTCACCCGTGGATCTATCCAGGCGTGTACCAGGTCTACGACGAGGTTTATAGCGGAGTA
Proteins encoded in this region:
- a CDS encoding ABC transporter permease; this translates as MNKQLRDFLEFAVHRKIYLVGLVIVTLFVITGILAPYIVRRPEDAWGITYNPEKAFKQPSLENPLGTDALGRDLLNRVVLGTRFSLIIGVSVVSLSLFIGIPIGLLAGYLGGRLGTVLMRIADIFLAFPPLLLAIAFASVLGRGVLNTIIALALSWWPWYTRLIYIQTTSVKSLAYVDSARIMGLNPITIMFKHILPNIATPLITQATLDIGSAILEASALSFLGVGVPPPTPEWGLLVSEGWQYINMAWWISFFPGLAILVVVLGFNLLGDAFKEYLDPRVRNLMVRRKVK